The window TAATGGGTAGAATTCTTTTATGGGTAGAGCaggataaatatttttatttttatgggtAGTCCTATCTTTTTTCCCCTCGAGAAATAGAATATGTATTAATGCTaacaaaatcccaaaataaaatcaaatcaatactaatgctaacaaaagacatccaattcaatactacgaatgACAATgcattgaatatctattttttgttttgcaataatttagataaaaatgcataacttatttttattttttctttagcgtttagtcatgtaattaatactcccttattagtctacttattttagcataacttagtacttttagattatgtttatttttattatggatttttaattaaaaatatttatattacataattttactgtctttattcttgaatattttaggataatgccatgatgcatctcatattttgtattattttcttggaaaataccttatatagttgCATCTTACTAGGATTAACGAAATATTTTaagcacaagttatatgttttgtgcTACGAAGAGTTAACCCGAAAAAAATCTGATAAACCTGAATAACCCGAAAACTCGAGAAAAAACGAGATTGAAAAGCCTGagtttattggtttggtttggtctttagatttaataacccggcacaattaatttggtttgataattgcAAAATCCGaatcaacccgacctatgtacacccctacctAAAATTATGAGCCTACCCTAACAAGTAACAACCATTAATTCTTTGTTTGAAAGTTAGGGAAAACATAATTATCAAGAATTGCCAAGATGTAGATTACTTGCAACTCATGGTGCCTACAGGTACAGTTACGGGAAAGAATCCAAGTTAGTGGCTGTAACattcacctttttttttttttcaatcaaaAGTTGTACTAAACGACGGAAGTTCATCAATCATCCTGTCTAatctttttttcctattttcatcccttcaactttgtaacttttgtggGTTTGATTGCCTTAGAACAGAAATTAACCATGTGGAATGTATACAGTCCTTTCAATTATCTCATCATCCTGACATCTATTAATGATTTTTCCCTGACCTCTCATAATACACTACTAATCTGATTAGGTTTTGATGAATTAATAGGTGCAGTATGGTAATATATAGAGTGAATTTTTCTCTTGTTTACTAGTGTGTTTTTAGACGAAACAATAATCCTCTGTCTTATATCTGAGAAAATAATGAACAAAATTTTAATCCAATAATAAAATGTATTGCAGATTGATAAATTTTGATTAATAGACAGATATATATGGATCTATTATCCATTTTCATTTAAACTAAATCTTTAGTCAAACCTTTAATTTTTGTTAATCCTATGTTTCTATTTCTTCCAACTATCGGAAATAATTTTTGAGTGTTCATTCATTAATTTGTCGCCAAAACTTTAAGAATTTACACTATTTATGTTGTTAGATAGAAAGTCATGAGGAGCAGCTATATGTCTCGAGCCTAAACAAATGAAATTGAATAACCTCCAGCATTCCTCATGCTATGTCTCCTCGCAACCATAAAATCTATAGTTTCACTTTTACTAGTACATATATGCTTCCATTTGAATCATGGGAAAGCCATTTAACTATGATCTACATGGTAATTGCATTCTTCTTTGAGGAGTTAATCTGGCGTTGATTCACAACTTTTCTTGTATGTGTTTCTGTAAATATATTCTTTTGAAagaattctcttttaaaacaattaaaagtAAATATTAATTTGGGATGAAAGTTAAAGTTTTAAAACAAACATAATTCTACACCCAGATGTACTTACTAACCTAGTCGCGACAATATAGGATATACATAGAACTTAAAGTTGTGGGTGCGCCACTAACTTTAGTAGGATCACATCTTAATATACACAGACTTCTGACATTACACGTGGCATTAATGTAGCTGTGTTTACCTAATTAAATTACGATGGCCTAGTTCTGTTTTAGACTATTCAAGTATGCATTGAAGAtcatgaaaaggaaaaaaaaacatgcATGCATTGAAGATACAGTCACTGTCATGCATAGATGGTAATACGTCCTCATATTAAGAAACTCTTCCTCATTTGTGCTTACTATCTGATCAGACTTGTCATTCTCATTCTATTCAACGTCCCCAATCCAAATCTCACTAAGAGACATCATAATTACCACAGTCATGATCAAATTTAATCGAAAGTGGGGACGTAGAaagattttttcttttctgtcgACCAATGTTGATGCTAATGGCAGAGGCAGATGTAATATGGTTTTTCTTGGTTTGGTTGAACCAGTAATATTTCTGATATAAACGTGtctgaaaaattattaaattttaaactcAGAATTATACATATACAATGAGTTTTACAGTGATGACCTCATCAAATTTAAGCTCAAAATTCACCTAGATAATGGATGTCGGACTGCAGGGACGGAAACTTTTGCTTATGATTGTATTGAAAAAtctattaaataattataaagcCTTAACCAATAAATTAAAATAAGTTATTGAGTTCAATAATAAATTCAGAATTCAGaattcataaaatttaaattttagttttggacGGCCACCGAATGTAGTAAGAACTACCGACAACAACAGAGGCTAACGTGTCCTAATATTGAATAGTGAATACTCACCATATATTTGGGACCTTTTGAATCATCAGCAGCAACTTCTGGGTTTTGCGCCAGCATTTATGTTTTCTATCTACTACAGTTTCTTTCACTTTtgtccccaactctatagtcTATCCTCATCCACTACTTTTTATTTCCCTCTTTCTCCTTCACGTAACTCTTGATATATAgccttgtactttcatcttttttgTCCATCTTCTATTTCTATTCTATGGCTAACTTCAGCTTCATCCTCGGCATAATTGGTAAGATTCATTATTAAATCTTTAAAAGTACAAAAGGTGGAACTTTAACAATTAATGAAATTTTAAGTTTATTAATTAATATGAAAAAAGAAATGAATGTTTTTGCCAATAATAAATATAGTGGTAAATGATTTTTAATTTACACCCATGTTTCTGCAGGGAATGTCATCTCCATACTTATGTTTGCTGCCCCAATGTAAGTCTTGGATTTTCCTCGTAGTACTAATTTCGTTGGTTACACTGAtcattaaataaaataactatattATCTGTTGTATATAATAATCCCACGTTTACGTAGTACGGagtagtagttttttttttcttcctactATTGGAATTAAGTAATATGGTACCCcgtaatattatttttttaagaattCTCAAAACAAAGATTTGCACCCTATAAGAAGCCAACTTATAATCAACGCATGTTAATTAAAGATGAAACCTGTGACGATTACAATAATTAAAAGGCATTTGATTACTGTATTTTTCATTGTTTATTCACAATGATCATCAAGTTTGAATTATTAATATTTCAGAAAAACGTTCAAAAGGATAATCAAGAAGAAATCAACAGAGGATTTTAAAGGGATTCCATATATTACAACACTATTGAGCACAAGTTTGTGGACATTTTATGGCTTACTAAAGCCTGGAGGTTTGCTTGTGGTCACAGTCAATGGGACTGGTGCCATATTACACATCGTATATGTCACTCTCTTCCTTATCTATGCCACCAAAACTCTTAAGGTAATGAATACTATTAAATTTTCAATGTTAAAACTCTGGTCTTTATCACCTTTTAACGTCAAAAACTAGCTGATTAATTTGTTTTGAAGGAAATAAAAAGTTGTAAATTTGATGTCGTTTTTGTTTTTCAGATTCAATCCATCAAGCTGGTGGCAATAATAGATATAGCTTTCCTTGGGGCTGTAATAGCAATCACTTTACTAGCTGTGCATGGAAATACTCGGCTCACATTGGTCGGACTTTTAGCTGCTGGTTTGAACGTAGTCATGTATGCATCTCCTTTATCAGCTACGGTAATTTCTTATCCCTTTCTCTTGTTGCAGTTAACTTATTATCAATATAAGgaattttatgtgctattaatgTATTTTAACCTGTTATAGCATATAAcatctcttcttttctttaatttcttcctATTTGTTTTTTTACTGCAATTTAAAATTGTAGTTTTTGTTTAATTCAACTGTGTTTGGCGTACAGAGAACTGTGATAAAAATGAAGAGTGTGGAGTACATGccattttttctttccttcttccagtTCCTAAATGGAGGGGTATGGGCTGCTTACGCAGTCCTTGTCAAGGATTATTATATTGGAGTaagttctcttcttcttcttttcgatTTTCCTTTCTTTGAATTCTCACTTATTTTGATCTAGGTCTGGAAAATATTTGGTGTATCATGAGATATACTAGATGTGAACGAATAAATTTCAATACAATACACACCAAGTAATAGataaatttttgtatattttgtatatatatacattatttatgctatatataaaaattatacaaattttatacactttttcggctagtaaatataaatagtttctgacaGGGGCTAAACGTGATAATATCCCCTCCTTCTAAGCCACTAACGAGTTGGTTCATTATTATTTCTTTCTCAGCTATGTAATATTTATTGAAATATTATCaaatttttgtgttttatattGATTATCATAAAATTCGATTGTTTTCTTCAATGTTCGATTTTAGGTGCCAAATGGGATAGGATTCTTATTGGGCTCGGCCCAACTGATCCTGTATTTCATCTACTACAAGTCAACCCCAACAAAATCCACAgatgaaaaggaagaaaaagaaggcTCGGCCCATTTAGTGAGAACAGGAATCCAAATGAATGATCTTGATGGAGCCCATGAGAATGACAAAAATAATCGAAATCTTCACAAAGGGAAAAGCCTCCCAAAGCCATCTTTATCTCGTCAGTATAGCGAGAAACTAGTGAAGACTCTCTCTATTAGCTCATCTTCTTTGGGCTCACACAATGAAGATGATATTGAGAAAGGCCTAAAAGAAGCCCACTAAATTTCAGAATTTTAGAATATAGGCccaaacttcatttttgtattgttgGGCCTACATATAAGAAACTTTAAAAtctataattattattagttgaaGCTCTAAATCTAAGCTTCCGTTTTTTTCTTCCCCTTGGTAGTAGGTGTCTTCAAAGAAAGATTATACACAATAAAGTTTGATGTCTGAGGATAAAGTAGTGTATTTTCATAATGTCTACTTACGCGGAGATCTTTCCATCGATAGATCAGAGGGTCCCCTGAACAAATTCTTAAAGATTAGGTTACTACTTGCATCTACAAAAGAGGTTTACTTTGTACTGCTCGGGGTCATATAGATTGGAATTCGGAGCGATAAGACCGAAAGGGTTGATGTGGCCACAGCTACAACTACTGGCGTTTCAAATTAGATTCTAAGGGCGCTACTGAAAGCCTTTTTTAAGGTCCTGTAATAAGGAGGTGTAAGCCTCGAAAGCCTTTGGTACTTTGGTAGGGTCGGACGGCTTTCTTTGCCCTTTTACTTTCTCAATAATAAGCCTTTGACCTTTGTATTCGTTCCCCAAATCTTGTTCAGTTCCATCCAAGCTCGGTTTTGTCTGAATCTtcgtggaagaagaagaagcggtTCACCAGCTACTACATCTGTAGATCCCACCAAATCATTAAACCTGGTGGCTGCTCGCTCTTTGATAAGTGATTCACCTGGAATTTTCCCTAACtaattttatttttcaggaaCTAGTAGCAAAGACTTCTCATAATATTTTGTCACATATTTTGTACTGCTATAAGATAATGTGTGAATAATCTGGAATTTGTGGCCAAATACTACTAAAATGATactactatatttttttttgggaaaCTTGGTAATCAAAATTTTGTTACCAAGTTCGTGTTTTTATCGTTAATACGTATGTAAATGTTACTTTTGTATTATCTTTCTGTAGCCGTATAAAATTTGCGaaattaaattcataaattaatttggactatattttaaattcaagatatattagtccaaataaatttattgggctaatataactggattaattatataagtgCGATATAGATAGAATTAATAATTCAGTCCAAGTTCATTGGGCTACAAGTGATGAGCCAATAGGATTATGCCATGTGTCAAAATAATAAGGCAAGCCAAGTCAAATTAAGAGACCAATGAAACTGccccacatgtgcaagtgacatgttctgaccaatcaaatgcggcttttttcatatttcaatttgattggttggaagagtttgttcttatcataatcTTCTCTCCCACAATTATAAAtaagggtcttcataactcagaaaagataccacaagttataacaagaagcaagagagagcttgTGGATCAAACACcgtaaatttctctacaagtttcaagcttcaagcaatcaagttcaagttcaagctcaagaacgaagaacaaatcatgATTCGAGGAGTACGAGCTCAAAtgaaagttcgtgctagttgcaTTCatgatcatcgttcgtggcaataaatatagattcaagatcaagctcaaaggcccttgaatttatttactattcgaaagaagaatcagagggttcatagagattgtacactcatattatttgaaataaaatactacgattgttacaatatttttcggtcttgattttattttctcaacgTAATTTATTGTCTATAAATTCTGGCACACCCAGTGGGataatctctacctctcatctcaattTTTCAATCAGCAATGTTTAAAAACATCAAAATGGCTTCAAGAAAAATCAACTCTAGATCAacatccaccaaggctgctaactgcaggttctatgctgatatggaaagcatcctcgatgctACCTTTGGAGGCTTCAGACCGGTTACGAGaagcaaagcaagctctttaAGACAAT of the Nicotiana tabacum cultivar K326 chromosome 7, ASM71507v2, whole genome shotgun sequence genome contains:
- the LOC107816937 gene encoding bidirectional sugar transporter SWEET16-like — encoded protein: MANFSFILGIIGNVISILMFAAPIKTFKRIIKKKSTEDFKGIPYITTLLSTSLWTFYGLLKPGGLLVVTVNGTGAILHIVYVTLFLIYATKTLKIQSIKLVAIIDIAFLGAVIAITLLAVHGNTRLTLVGLLAAGLNVVMYASPLSATRTVIKMKSVEYMPFFLSFFQFLNGGVWAAYAVLVKDYYIGVPNGIGFLLGSAQLILYFIYYKSTPTKSTDEKEEKEGSAHLVRTGIQMNDLDGAHENDKNNRNLHKGKSLPKPSLSRQYSEKLVKTLSISSSSLGSHNEDDIEKGLKEAH